AGTACCTGCTCCAGAGCGTGGTGGATATGATCTACAAGGAAGAGCATATCCTTTTCCCGATGGCAATGGAGATGCTCACCGATGCGGACTGGGGGAAGGTGAAGAGGGGTGAAGAAGAGATCGGGTACGCATGGATCGAACCCGAGAGGGGCTGGATGCCAGGTGCTGAAGGTGCGCCGGCCGAAGGGAAAGCGGCCGGACAGGAAAGATTGACCCTCGATACGGGTCATCTCAGCCTTGAGCAGGTGAATCTTCTCCTGACCCATCTGCCGCTCGATCTCTCCTTCGTGGATGAGAAAGACGAGGTAGCCTATTATTCCCAGACAAAGGAAAGGCTCTTCCCGCGGAGCCCCGGCGTAATCGGGAGGAAGGTCCAGAAGTGCCATCCGCCGAAGAGCTTCCACATGGTGCAGAAGATCCTCGATGAGTTCAAGGCCGGGAAGAGGGATGTCGCTGATTTCTGGATCCAGATGAAGGGCAGGTTCATCCATATCAGGTATTTCGCGGTGCGCGACTCCGAAGGAAATTACCGGGGCACGCTCGAATGCAGTCAGGATGTCACCGCGATCCGGAAACTCGAGGGCGAACAGAGGCTGCTCGACTGGGATTGACTGCGACGTTCTTCTGATTGTTGATAAAGCCATGAGGTTCTGAAATTGTGGCGAGGATTCTGAGACTTAAAAACAGGCTCATCGCGAAGATCCTCGGCCGCTTTCCTTCTCTATGCGGACCCATCATAGCTTCCTACAGGCCGCGGGAATCAAAAGAGATCCCCTGGACGCCGGTGAGGAAAGCCCTGCGGGAATGCAAGGTCGCGATCGTTACGACAACCGGGGTGCACCACAAAGACGACAAGCCGTTTGACATGGGGGACCCTCGGGGCGATGCCACATACCGGATGATTGACGCGGCGAGGCCGGTATCGGACCTCATGATCACTCACGACTACTATGACCA
Above is a window of Thermodesulfovibrionales bacterium DNA encoding:
- a CDS encoding PAS domain-containing protein yields the protein YLLQSVVDMIYKEEHILFPMAMEMLTDADWGKVKRGEEEIGYAWIEPERGWMPGAEGAPAEGKAAGQERLTLDTGHLSLEQVNLLLTHLPLDLSFVDEKDEVAYYSQTKERLFPRSPGVIGRKVQKCHPPKSFHMVQKILDEFKAGKRDVADFWIQMKGRFIHIRYFAVRDSEGNYRGTLECSQDVTAIRKLEGEQRLLDWD
- a CDS encoding glycine/sarcosine/betaine reductase selenoprotein B family protein, translated to MARILRLKNRLIAKILGRFPSLCGPIIASYRPRESKEIPWTPVRKALRECKVAIVTTTGVHHKDDKPFDMGDPRGDATYRMIDAARPVSDLMITHDYYDHSDADRDINVVFPIERLREFEEKGIIGALAERHYSFMGHIVGGLIDTLVNKTAPEVVEKVKAGGVDVVLLTPG